A section of the Streptomyces sp. NBC_00178 genome encodes:
- the rpsB gene encoding 30S ribosomal protein S2, whose protein sequence is MAVVTMRELLESGVHFGHQTRRWNPKMKRFIFTERNGIYIIDLLQSLSYIDRAYEFVKETVAHGGSIMFVGTKKQAQEAIAEQATRVGMPYVNQRWLGGMLTNFSTVYKRLQRLKELELIDFEDVAASGLTKKELLVLSREKAKLEKTLGGIREMQKVPSAVWIVDTKKEHIAVGEARKLHIPVVAILDTNCDPDEVDYKIPGNDDAIRSVTLLTRVIADAVAEGLIARSGAATGDSKPGEKAAGEPLAEWERDLLAGDKKADAEGTDEVQSSAETEKAADAEPAAAAAEQDEAAAEAPAADAEQA, encoded by the coding sequence ATGGCCGTCGTCACGATGCGGGAGCTGCTGGAAAGCGGCGTCCACTTCGGTCACCAGACCCGTCGCTGGAACCCGAAGATGAAGCGCTTCATCTTCACCGAGCGCAACGGCATCTACATCATCGACCTGCTCCAGTCGCTGTCGTACATCGACCGCGCCTACGAGTTCGTCAAGGAGACCGTCGCCCACGGCGGCTCCATCATGTTCGTGGGTACGAAGAAGCAGGCCCAGGAGGCCATCGCCGAGCAGGCGACGCGCGTCGGCATGCCGTACGTCAACCAGCGTTGGCTCGGTGGCATGCTCACCAACTTCTCCACCGTCTACAAGCGCCTTCAGCGTCTGAAGGAGCTCGAGCTCATCGACTTCGAGGACGTGGCCGCCTCCGGCCTCACCAAGAAGGAGCTCCTGGTCCTCTCCCGTGAGAAGGCCAAGCTGGAGAAGACCCTCGGTGGTATCCGCGAGATGCAGAAGGTGCCCAGCGCCGTCTGGATCGTCGACACCAAGAAGGAGCACATCGCCGTCGGTGAGGCGCGCAAGCTCCACATCCCGGTCGTCGCGATCCTCGACACCAACTGCGACCCCGACGAGGTCGACTACAAGATTCCGGGCAACGACGACGCGATCCGCTCCGTCACCCTGCTCACCCGCGTGATCGCCGACGCCGTGGCCGAGGGCCTCATCGCCCGTTCCGGTGCCGCGACCGGTGACTCGAAGCCGGGCGAGAAGGCCGCCGGCGAGCCCCTCGCCGAGTGGGAGCGCGACCTGCTCGCGGGCGACAAGAAGGCCGACGCCGAGGGCACGGACGAGGTCCAGTCCTCCGCCGAGACCGAGAAGGCCGCCGACGCCGAGCCGGCCGCCGCCGCTGCCGAGCAGGACGAGGCCGCCGCCGAGGCTCCGGCCGCGGACGCCGAGCAGGCCTGA
- a CDS encoding DUF2469 domain-containing protein codes for MSAEDLEKYETEMELKLYREYRDVVGLFKYVIETERRFYLTNDYEMQVHSVQGEVFFEVSMADAWVWDMYRPARFVKQVRVLTFKDVNIEELNKSDLELPGG; via the coding sequence ATGAGCGCCGAGGACCTCGAGAAGTACGAGACCGAGATGGAGCTGAAGCTCTACCGGGAGTACCGCGACGTCGTCGGTCTGTTCAAATATGTGATCGAGACCGAACGGCGCTTCTACCTCACCAACGACTACGAGATGCAGGTGCACTCGGTCCAGGGCGAGGTATTCTTCGAGGTTTCCATGGCGGACGCGTGGGTCTGGGACATGTACAGGCCCGCTCGGTTCGTCAAGCAGGTCCGCGTCCTGACATTCAAGGACGTGAACATCGAGGAGCTGAACAAGAGCGACCTCGAACTTCCCGGCGGCTGA
- a CDS encoding TetR/AcrR family transcriptional regulator, translated as MAEHRTMQRGALLDAARSLLSEGGTEALTFPALAERTGLARSSVYEYFRSRAAVVEELCAVDFPVWAAEVENAMERAGTPEAKIEAYVRRQLDLVGDRRHRAVVAISASELDAGAREKIRAAHGGLIAMIVEALADLGHTEPRLAAMLLQGSVDAAVRRIELGAAEEPGVVADTAVSMVLRGVRG; from the coding sequence GTGGCCGAGCACCGGACCATGCAGCGCGGCGCCCTCCTGGACGCCGCTCGCTCCCTGCTGTCCGAGGGCGGTACGGAGGCGTTGACCTTCCCCGCCCTCGCCGAGCGCACCGGCCTCGCCAGGTCCTCCGTCTACGAGTACTTCCGCTCCCGCGCGGCCGTCGTCGAGGAGCTCTGCGCCGTCGATTTCCCCGTCTGGGCCGCCGAGGTCGAGAACGCCATGGAACGCGCCGGTACGCCCGAGGCGAAGATCGAGGCCTATGTGCGCCGGCAGCTCGACCTGGTCGGGGACCGCAGGCACCGCGCGGTCGTGGCCATCTCCGCGAGCGAACTGGACGCGGGTGCCAGGGAGAAGATCCGCGCGGCGCACGGCGGCCTGATCGCCATGATCGTCGAGGCGCTCGCCGACCTCGGCCACACCGAGCCGAGACTGGCGGCCATGCTGCTCCAGGGCTCCGTGGACGCGGCCGTCCGCCGGATCGAGCTGGGTGCGGCGGAGGAACCGGGCGTCGTCGCGGACACCGCCGTGTCCATGGTCCTGCGCGGCGTCCGGGGCTGA
- the lepB gene encoding signal peptidase I, whose amino-acid sequence MSGTGRTDDGRGRLGTVVSNLAVAVGCVLFLGGFAWGAVVYAPYTVPTDSMTPTVNAGDRVLAERVDGTDVRRGDVVVFTDSAWGDVPMVKRVVGVGGDTIACCGDDGRLTVNGKPIDEPYLRAAGASSFAGADGKAPASAQKFTADVPEGQLFLLGDERSTSMDSRVHLEDPGHGSVPRSAVQARVDAVAWPLGGMIGRPSAFAALPGGVSSSGPLPLQAGALVVGVVLILGGAAYGPLAARSARGPKRQKASASAR is encoded by the coding sequence ATGAGTGGAACAGGACGTACGGATGACGGCCGCGGCCGGCTCGGCACTGTGGTGTCGAACCTGGCCGTGGCCGTCGGCTGTGTGCTCTTCCTCGGCGGATTCGCCTGGGGAGCGGTGGTGTACGCGCCGTACACGGTGCCGACCGACTCGATGACCCCGACGGTGAACGCCGGTGACCGGGTGCTCGCCGAGCGGGTGGACGGCACGGACGTACGGCGCGGTGACGTGGTCGTCTTCACGGACTCGGCCTGGGGCGACGTGCCGATGGTCAAGCGCGTCGTCGGCGTGGGCGGGGACACGATCGCGTGCTGCGGCGACGACGGCCGCCTCACCGTCAACGGCAAGCCGATCGACGAACCGTATCTGCGGGCGGCCGGCGCCTCGTCCTTCGCCGGCGCGGACGGCAAGGCCCCCGCCTCCGCCCAGAAGTTCACGGCCGACGTCCCGGAGGGGCAGCTCTTCCTCCTCGGGGACGAGCGCAGCACCTCCATGGACTCCCGTGTCCACCTGGAGGACCCCGGGCACGGCTCCGTACCGCGCAGTGCCGTCCAGGCGCGGGTGGACGCGGTGGCGTGGCCCCTGGGCGGCATGATCGGCCGGCCGTCGGCCTTCGCGGCCCTGCCGGGAGGGGTGTCGTCCAGCGGGCCCCTGCCCCTGCAGGCCGGCGCCCTGGTGGTGGGCGTGGTCCTCATCCTGGGCGGAGCGGCCTACGGCCCTCTCGCGGCCCGGTCCGCCCGCGGCCCGAAGAGGCAGAAGGCGTCCGCCAGTGCCCGCTGA
- the dprA gene encoding DNA-processing protein DprA: MSGPAVQSRDPRSDAHRERLARAALTRVFEPGDERGGRWLREMGPVELMRRLTGGDGPGRLLEGASTTRLAGCRLRASDVDPRRDLADVTAIGGRFVCPGDREWPTQLDDLGDARPIGLWVRGAPDLRLWALRSVAVVGARACTPYGAHMAASLGAGLAERGWVVVSGAAFGVDAAAHRGALAAGGATVAVLACGVDVAYPRGHTELIGRIAEQGLIIGELAPSSHPTRSRFVMRNRVIAALTRGTVVVEAEYRSGSLVTARNAQRLGRHAMGVPGPATSGLSSGVHELLRGEGTLVTDAAEVAELVGSIGDLAPVRRGPVLPRDRLDAVTARVLDALPRSGAMTVPDVARGAGVGADEASGRLYELHSMGFAEREGAGWRLAAQPPAAADDGLP, from the coding sequence GTGAGCGGGCCCGCGGTCCAGAGCCGAGACCCGCGGTCGGACGCTCACCGGGAGCGCCTGGCCCGCGCCGCGCTCACCCGCGTGTTCGAGCCCGGGGACGAGCGCGGTGGGCGCTGGCTCCGGGAGATGGGTCCCGTCGAGCTGATGCGGCGCCTGACCGGCGGTGACGGGCCGGGACGACTGCTCGAAGGGGCGAGCACCACGCGGCTCGCCGGCTGCCGTCTGAGGGCATCGGATGTCGACCCCCGGCGGGATCTGGCGGACGTGACGGCGATCGGCGGCCGGTTCGTCTGCCCCGGAGACCGTGAGTGGCCGACCCAGCTCGACGACCTGGGCGACGCGCGGCCCATCGGGCTGTGGGTCAGGGGCGCCCCCGACCTGCGCCTGTGGGCCCTGCGCTCGGTCGCGGTCGTCGGAGCCCGGGCCTGCACCCCGTACGGCGCCCACATGGCGGCGTCCCTCGGAGCGGGGCTCGCGGAGCGCGGCTGGGTGGTGGTGTCCGGTGCGGCCTTCGGGGTGGACGCCGCGGCCCACCGGGGTGCGCTCGCCGCCGGAGGGGCGACGGTGGCGGTGCTGGCCTGCGGAGTGGACGTCGCCTACCCCAGGGGGCACACCGAGCTCATCGGACGCATCGCGGAACAAGGTCTGATCATCGGGGAGTTGGCGCCCTCGTCGCATCCGACCCGCAGCAGGTTCGTGATGCGGAACCGCGTCATCGCGGCGCTGACACGCGGGACGGTGGTGGTGGAGGCCGAATACCGCAGCGGCTCCCTGGTCACGGCCCGCAACGCGCAGCGTCTCGGCCGCCATGCGATGGGTGTCCCCGGCCCCGCCACCAGCGGATTGTCGTCCGGAGTCCATGAACTCCTCCGAGGCGAGGGCACCCTGGTCACCGACGCCGCGGAGGTGGCCGAACTCGTGGGCAGCATCGGCGACCTGGCTCCGGTCCGACGCGGCCCGGTCCTGCCGAGGGACCGGCTGGACGCGGTCACGGCACGCGTCCTCGACGCGCTTCCCCGGAGCGGGGCCATGACGGTGCCCGATGTGGCACGCGGGGCCGGGGTGGGAGCCGACGAGGCGAGCGGGCGGCTGTACGAGCTGCATTCCATGGGGTTCGCCGAACGAGAAGGCGCGGGATGGAGGTTGGCGGCGCAGCCTCCGGCGGCGGCGGACGACGGGCTCCCGTAG
- the lepB gene encoding signal peptidase I: MAVGARSGHDEPEDRPDDEGVPVGADSDDDAAGGSSRAVKKPRSFWKELPLLIGIALILALLIKTFLVQAFSIPSDSMQNTLQRGDRVLVDKLTPWFGAEPERGEVVVFHDPGGWLEDTATPEPNAVQKFLSFIGLMPSAEEKDLIKRVIAVGGDTVECKKNGPVTVNGKALDDKSFIFKGNSACDDEPFGPVHVPEGRIWVMGDHRQNSWDSRYHQELPGGGTVPNSEVVGRAIVIAWPIDRWATLPVPKTFDQPGLNAAASAAVPGALGVAGALPLVFWRRRRLTRGRTAG, encoded by the coding sequence TTGGCGGTCGGCGCACGATCCGGACACGACGAACCCGAGGACCGGCCTGATGACGAAGGGGTTCCGGTGGGTGCGGACAGTGACGACGATGCCGCGGGCGGTAGCAGCCGGGCGGTGAAGAAGCCGCGTTCCTTCTGGAAGGAACTGCCGCTCCTCATCGGTATCGCGCTGATTCTCGCCCTGCTGATCAAGACCTTCCTGGTGCAGGCGTTCTCGATCCCCTCGGACTCGATGCAGAACACCCTCCAGCGGGGTGACCGGGTGCTGGTCGACAAGCTGACCCCGTGGTTCGGCGCGGAGCCGGAGCGCGGCGAGGTCGTCGTCTTCCACGACCCGGGCGGCTGGCTGGAGGACACCGCGACGCCTGAGCCCAACGCGGTGCAGAAGTTCCTGAGCTTCATCGGTCTGATGCCGTCGGCCGAGGAGAAGGACCTGATCAAGCGGGTCATCGCGGTCGGCGGTGACACGGTGGAGTGCAAGAAGAACGGGCCGGTCACGGTCAACGGCAAGGCGCTCGACGACAAGTCGTTCATCTTCAAGGGCAACAGCGCGTGCGACGACGAGCCGTTCGGGCCGGTCCACGTGCCCGAGGGCCGGATCTGGGTGATGGGCGACCACCGGCAGAACTCGTGGGACTCCCGCTACCACCAGGAGCTTCCCGGCGGCGGCACGGTTCCCAACAGCGAGGTCGTCGGCCGGGCCATCGTGATCGCCTGGCCGATCGACCGCTGGGCGACCCTGCCCGTGCCGAAGACGTTCGACCAGCCCGGGCTGAACGCGGCGGCCTCCGCCGCCGTGCCGGGAGCACTCGGTGTAGCCGGCGCGCTGCCCCTCGTGTTCTGGCGTCGCCGCAGGCTGACCCGCGGGCGTACCGCCGGGTAG
- the whiG gene encoding RNA polymerase sigma factor WhiG, which yields MPQHTSGSDRAAVPPAARGTVRPAAPSSLDELWRSYKTTGDERLREQLILHYSPLVKYVAGRVSVGLPSNVEQADFVSSGVFGLIDAIEKFDIERAIKFETYAITRIRGAMIDELRALDWIPRSVRQKARNVERAYATLEAQLRRTPSEAEVAAEMGVALEELHAVFSQLSLANVVALEELLHVGGEGGGRLSLMDTLEDTAADNPVEVAEDRELRRLLARAINTLPDREKTVVTLYYYEGLTLAEIGNVLGVTESRVSQIHTKSVLQLRAKLADAGR from the coding sequence ATGCCCCAGCACACCTCCGGGTCTGACCGCGCGGCAGTCCCACCGGCTGCGCGTGGCACGGTGCGCCCCGCCGCTCCTTCCTCGCTCGACGAGTTGTGGCGTTCGTACAAGACCACCGGTGACGAGCGGCTGCGCGAGCAGCTGATCCTGCACTACTCGCCCCTGGTGAAATACGTGGCCGGGCGGGTCAGCGTCGGGCTGCCGTCCAACGTGGAGCAGGCGGACTTCGTCTCCTCGGGCGTCTTCGGGCTGATCGACGCCATCGAGAAGTTCGACATCGAGCGCGCGATCAAGTTCGAGACGTACGCGATCACCAGGATCCGCGGCGCGATGATCGACGAACTGCGCGCGCTGGACTGGATTCCCCGGTCCGTCCGGCAGAAGGCGCGCAACGTGGAGCGCGCCTACGCCACCCTGGAGGCGCAGTTGCGGCGCACCCCCTCGGAGGCCGAGGTCGCGGCGGAGATGGGCGTCGCCCTGGAGGAACTGCACGCGGTTTTCAGTCAGTTGTCGCTCGCCAACGTGGTCGCCCTGGAGGAACTGCTCCACGTCGGCGGAGAGGGCGGCGGCCGGCTGAGCCTCATGGACACACTTGAGGACACCGCCGCCGACAACCCGGTCGAGGTCGCCGAGGACCGTGAGCTCAGACGGCTGCTCGCCCGCGCGATCAACACGCTCCCCGACCGGGAGAAGACCGTGGTGACCCTCTACTACTACGAGGGCCTGACCCTTGCCGAGATCGGCAACGTCCTCGGGGTCACCGAAAGCAGGGTCAGCCAGATCCACACCAAGTCCGTGCTGCAGCTCCGCGCGAAGCTGGCCGACGCCGGGCGCTGA
- a CDS encoding NUDIX hydrolase, whose translation MPAEARRVARVILLDPDDRILLLHGFEPDDPADTWWFTPGGGLEGDETREQAALRELAEESGITDVVLGPLLWTRVCSFPFDGRRWDQDEWYFLARTSQTSTDRKGHTELELRSVAGLRWWTSAELLATRETVYPTRLAGLLRTLLDEGPPSVPLVLAPEIV comes from the coding sequence GTGCCCGCTGAGGCGCGCAGGGTCGCCAGGGTGATCCTCCTGGACCCGGACGACCGGATCCTCCTGCTGCACGGTTTCGAGCCCGACGACCCGGCCGACACCTGGTGGTTCACCCCGGGCGGCGGGCTGGAGGGCGACGAGACCCGCGAGCAGGCGGCTCTCCGGGAGCTCGCGGAGGAGTCCGGGATCACGGACGTCGTGCTCGGTCCGCTGTTGTGGACGCGGGTCTGCTCCTTCCCGTTCGACGGGCGTCGCTGGGACCAGGACGAGTGGTACTTCCTGGCCCGTACGTCGCAGACCTCGACGGACCGGAAGGGGCACACGGAGCTGGAGCTGCGCAGCGTGGCCGGTCTGAGGTGGTGGACTTCCGCCGAACTTCTGGCCACGCGTGAGACGGTGTACCCGACCAGGCTCGCCGGGCTGCTGCGCACGCTGCTCGACGAGGGTCCCCCGAGTGTTCCGCTGGTCCTCGCACCCGAAATCGTCTAA
- a CDS encoding YraN family protein: MNARGALGRYGEDLAARLLADAGMAVVERNWRCRAGELDIVALDGDAVVVCEVKTRRAGSFEHPMEAVTPAKADRLRRLAEIWLDRHGGPPPGGARIDLVGVLVPRRGAPVVQHVRGVA, translated from the coding sequence ATGAACGCACGGGGGGCACTCGGGCGGTACGGCGAGGACCTGGCGGCGCGGCTGCTGGCGGACGCCGGAATGGCTGTGGTGGAGCGCAACTGGCGGTGCCGGGCCGGAGAGCTCGACATCGTCGCCCTGGACGGCGACGCGGTGGTCGTCTGTGAGGTGAAGACCCGCAGGGCGGGCTCCTTCGAGCATCCGATGGAGGCCGTCACACCGGCCAAGGCCGACCGGCTCCGCAGACTCGCGGAGATCTGGCTCGATCGGCACGGCGGGCCGCCACCCGGCGGGGCCCGGATCGACCTGGTCGGCGTCCTCGTGCCGAGGCGGGGCGCTCCGGTCGTCCAGCACGTGCGGGGCGTGGCCTGA
- the lepB gene encoding signal peptidase I, with the protein MDTEAQHTERDRSSGPADGPEEGSRSAHVRGRPPGPVSWGRTAFLGMVCTAALLLFSAFVLQPFLIPSGSMEPTLRIGDRVLVNKLAYRFGSEPRRGDVVVFDGTGSFVREEDTGGDPVGELLRGAAASLGLAEPAGTDFVKRVVGVGGDRVVCCDGRGRLEVNGTAVSESYIHPGDRPSEVAFDIVVPGGTLWVMGDHRSRSRDSRDHLGEPGGGMVPVDRVIGRVDWLGWPLGRIGSLEGTAAFAGIRPTDPDHG; encoded by the coding sequence ATGGACACGGAAGCACAGCACACGGAGCGCGATCGTTCCTCAGGCCCCGCAGACGGGCCGGAGGAGGGATCGCGCTCCGCGCATGTCCGGGGCCGGCCGCCCGGGCCGGTGTCCTGGGGGCGCACGGCCTTCCTGGGGATGGTCTGCACCGCCGCCCTGCTGCTGTTCAGCGCGTTCGTGCTCCAGCCCTTCCTCATCCCCAGCGGCTCGATGGAGCCGACATTGAGAATCGGGGACCGGGTACTCGTCAACAAACTGGCGTACCGTTTCGGCTCCGAACCCCGGCGCGGCGACGTGGTGGTCTTCGACGGGACCGGTTCCTTCGTGCGCGAGGAGGACACCGGCGGTGACCCCGTGGGTGAACTGCTGCGCGGGGCGGCCGCGTCCCTGGGACTGGCCGAGCCCGCCGGGACGGACTTCGTGAAGCGGGTGGTGGGCGTGGGGGGCGACCGGGTGGTCTGCTGCGACGGACGGGGGAGGCTCGAGGTGAACGGCACCGCGGTGAGCGAGAGCTACATCCACCCCGGGGACAGACCGTCCGAGGTCGCCTTCGACATCGTGGTGCCCGGCGGCACCCTGTGGGTGATGGGCGACCACCGCAGCCGCTCCCGCGACTCACGCGACCACCTCGGGGAGCCGGGCGGCGGGATGGTGCCCGTCGACCGAGTGATCGGGCGGGTCGACTGGCTCGGCTGGCCGCTCGGCAGAATCGGATCGCTGGAGGGCACCGCCGCCTTCGCGGGCATACGGCCGACGGACCCGGACCATGGGTAA
- a CDS encoding YifB family Mg chelatase-like AAA ATPase, giving the protein MGFARACSVALVGVEGVVVEVQADLEPGVAAFTLVGLPDKSLVESRDRVRAAIVNSGAEWPQKKLTVGLSPASVPKSGSGFDLAVACAVLGAAERIDPAAIADVVMIGELGLDGRVRPVRGVLPAVLAAAEAGYRQVVVPEQTAGEAALVPGISVLGVRSLRQLIAVLGDEPVPDEAVGDLGRPDAMLAGLMVPGAGLGSGLVPLPADGAGHRPDLADVAGQARARTALEVAAAGGHHLLLSGPPGAGKTMLAERLTAILPPLTRRESLEVTAVHSVAGILPPGEPLIGRAPYCAPHHSATMQSLVGGGNGLPRPGAVSLAHRGVLFLDEAPEFSGRALDALRQPLESGHVVVARAAGVVRLPARFLMVLAANPCPCGRHTLAGSGCECPPSAVRRYQARLSGPLLDRVDLRVEVEPVSRADLMGGGGRGESSAEVAARVLQARVRAAERLAGTPWTTNSEVPGHELRTRLVAAPGALAAAERDMERGALTARGLDRVLRVAWTVADLRAADRPDATDVAVALELRTGVQRGVPMRAGAS; this is encoded by the coding sequence ATGGGGTTCGCGCGGGCGTGCTCGGTGGCGCTGGTCGGCGTCGAGGGTGTGGTGGTGGAGGTCCAGGCCGACCTGGAACCGGGTGTGGCGGCCTTCACGCTGGTCGGACTACCGGACAAGAGTCTGGTGGAGAGCAGGGACCGGGTCAGGGCCGCGATCGTCAACAGCGGGGCGGAGTGGCCGCAGAAGAAGCTCACGGTGGGGCTCTCGCCCGCCTCCGTGCCCAAAAGCGGTTCGGGCTTCGATCTCGCCGTCGCGTGCGCGGTCCTCGGAGCGGCGGAGCGGATCGACCCGGCGGCCATCGCCGACGTGGTGATGATCGGAGAGCTCGGCCTCGACGGGCGGGTGCGGCCCGTGCGCGGCGTGCTGCCCGCGGTACTCGCGGCGGCGGAGGCCGGGTACCGCCAGGTCGTGGTCCCGGAGCAGACGGCAGGAGAGGCCGCCCTGGTGCCGGGCATCTCGGTCCTCGGCGTGCGGAGCCTGCGCCAGCTCATCGCCGTCCTGGGTGACGAACCGGTGCCCGACGAGGCCGTGGGGGACCTCGGCCGTCCCGACGCGATGCTCGCAGGGCTGATGGTCCCGGGCGCGGGTCTCGGCTCGGGGCTCGTACCGCTCCCGGCCGACGGCGCGGGGCACCGGCCGGACCTGGCCGACGTCGCGGGCCAGGCGCGGGCGCGCACGGCCCTGGAGGTGGCGGCGGCGGGCGGCCACCACCTGCTGCTCTCCGGGCCGCCCGGCGCGGGGAAGACCATGCTGGCCGAGCGGCTCACGGCGATCCTGCCGCCGCTGACCCGGCGGGAGTCCCTGGAGGTGACGGCGGTCCACTCGGTCGCGGGCATCCTCCCGCCGGGGGAGCCGCTGATCGGGAGGGCGCCGTACTGCGCTCCCCACCACTCGGCGACGATGCAGTCGCTCGTCGGAGGGGGCAACGGCCTGCCCAGGCCCGGAGCGGTCTCCCTGGCACACCGGGGCGTGCTGTTCCTGGACGAGGCTCCGGAGTTCTCGGGCAGGGCGCTGGACGCGCTGCGCCAGCCGCTCGAGTCCGGGCACGTCGTGGTCGCGCGGGCGGCCGGGGTCGTGCGGCTGCCCGCGCGCTTCCTGATGGTCCTCGCGGCGAACCCCTGCCCGTGCGGCAGGCACACCCTGGCCGGGTCGGGCTGTGAGTGCCCGCCCTCCGCGGTCCGCCGCTACCAGGCGCGGCTGTCCGGTCCGCTGCTCGACCGGGTCGATCTGCGGGTCGAGGTCGAACCGGTGAGCAGAGCCGATCTGATGGGCGGCGGGGGCCGGGGCGAGTCCTCGGCCGAGGTGGCCGCCCGGGTGCTCCAGGCCAGGGTCAGGGCCGCCGAACGGCTCGCCGGCACGCCGTGGACGACCAACAGCGAGGTGCCCGGCCACGAGCTGCGCACCCGGCTGGTCGCGGCCCCCGGCGCGCTGGCGGCCGCCGAGCGTGACATGGAGCGCGGCGCCCTCACCGCCCGCGGGCTGGACAGGGTCCTGCGGGTGGCCTGGACGGTGGCCGACCTCAGAGCCGCGGACCGGCCGGACGCCACGGACGTCGCCGTCGCCCTGGAACTCCGGACGGGCGTTCAGCGCGGCGTTCCGATGCGGGCGGGTGCCTCGTGA
- the lepB gene encoding signal peptidase I — MGNRGRGRAGTDENPPLPTGSRPTTPRSLPTRAERRRLARKVKRRRRRSAIKEIPLLVVVALLIALVLKTFLVQAFVIPSGSMEQTIRIGDRVLVDKLTPWFGSEPERGDVVVFKDPGGWLQQEAPATEEPPAGVKQVKELLTFIGLLPSEDEQDLIKRVVAVGGDTVKCCGTDGRITVNGVALDEPYLNPGDVPSTLKFEVKVPQGRIFVMGDHRSNSADSRFHLDKPGNGTVSQDEVVGRAVVIAWPFGHWRRLEEPRTYASVPDGRAGTAAGPSPSNSVSSQDRNGMVLLPTPAELPLVMGVVGLRRIGRGRWHGVRSGCGGFGGRRTIRTRRTRGPA, encoded by the coding sequence ATGGGTAACCGGGGGCGCGGTCGCGCCGGGACGGACGAGAACCCGCCCCTGCCCACCGGATCGCGGCCGACGACGCCACGCTCCCTGCCCACCCGGGCCGAGCGGCGCAGACTCGCCCGCAAGGTGAAACGCCGCAGACGCAGGTCCGCGATCAAGGAGATCCCGCTCCTCGTCGTGGTGGCCCTGCTGATCGCACTGGTGCTGAAGACCTTCCTCGTCCAGGCCTTCGTGATCCCCTCCGGATCGATGGAGCAGACGATCCGGATCGGTGACCGGGTGCTGGTCGACAAGCTGACCCCGTGGTTCGGCTCCGAACCCGAGCGCGGCGACGTCGTCGTCTTCAAGGACCCCGGCGGCTGGCTGCAGCAGGAGGCCCCGGCCACCGAGGAACCGCCCGCGGGCGTCAAGCAGGTGAAGGAACTGCTGACGTTCATCGGGCTGCTCCCCTCCGAGGACGAGCAGGATCTGATCAAGCGCGTGGTGGCCGTCGGGGGCGACACGGTGAAGTGCTGCGGCACCGACGGCCGGATCACGGTCAACGGCGTGGCACTCGACGAGCCCTACCTGAACCCCGGTGACGTGCCCTCCACTCTCAAATTCGAGGTAAAGGTTCCTCAGGGCCGGATCTTCGTGATGGGCGACCACCGGTCCAACTCCGCGGACTCGCGCTTCCACCTCGACAAGCCCGGAAACGGCACGGTCTCACAGGACGAGGTCGTGGGCAGGGCCGTCGTCATCGCCTGGCCCTTCGGTCACTGGCGCAGGCTGGAGGAGCCCCGGACGTACGCGTCGGTCCCCGACGGGCGCGCCGGGACGGCCGCGGGGCCGAGCCCGTCGAATAGTGTGTCCTCCCAGGATCGCAACGGAATGGTCCTGCTCCCGACCCCTGCGGAACTCCCGCTCGTTATGGGAGTGGTGGGCCTGCGCCGGATCGGGCGCGGGCGGTGGCACGGAGTGAGGAGTGGATGTGGGGGATTTGGCGGTCGGCGCACGATCCGGACACGACGAACCCGAGGACCGGCCTGA
- a CDS encoding murein hydrolase activator EnvC family protein: MRRTPVMNVVRPPSDRPSGTRPRTAFLAVLLVLSAAGLLAVLPGVSAGWRPASAAAVTPVSASEGSPGAGRDRAWPLAGRPVVVRGWERPAGPYAPGHRGVDLGAPPGTPVRAAAPGRVVFAGPVAGRGVVSVAVAGSGEPPLRFTYEPVRAEVSAGDEVSAGQLVGVVGPAPSHCTGGCLHWGLRRGDVYLDPLTLLPPSLLRRGPSRLLPVLGVPLPDAAPGPEPVRTPGRPRT, translated from the coding sequence ATGCGCCGCACACCTGTGATGAACGTAGTCCGGCCCCCGTCCGACCGCCCTTCGGGGACCCGCCCTCGGACCGCGTTCCTCGCGGTCCTGCTCGTCCTGTCGGCGGCAGGACTGCTCGCCGTCCTGCCGGGAGTCTCCGCCGGCTGGAGACCGGCGTCGGCAGCTGCGGTGACGCCGGTGTCCGCCTCGGAGGGGTCGCCGGGAGCGGGCAGGGACCGGGCCTGGCCGCTGGCCGGGCGGCCCGTGGTCGTGCGGGGGTGGGAGCGGCCCGCCGGCCCGTACGCGCCGGGACACCGCGGTGTCGACCTCGGGGCCCCGCCGGGCACCCCGGTGCGGGCCGCCGCTCCGGGCCGGGTCGTCTTCGCGGGTCCGGTGGCGGGGCGCGGAGTGGTCTCGGTCGCGGTGGCCGGCAGCGGGGAGCCGCCGCTCCGCTTCACCTACGAGCCGGTGCGGGCCGAGGTCTCCGCGGGCGACGAGGTGTCCGCCGGGCAGCTGGTCGGCGTCGTCGGGCCGGCACCCTCGCACTGCACCGGAGGATGTCTCCACTGGGGCCTCAGACGCGGCGACGTCTACCTGGATCCGTTGACGCTGCTGCCGCCCTCGCTGCTGCGGCGGGGGCCGTCCCGGCTGCTGCCGGTGCTGGGCGTACCGCTGCCCGATGCCGCGCCCGGCCCTGAACCCGTCCGGACACCGGGCCGGCCCCGGACGTAG